A region of Granulicella aggregans DNA encodes the following proteins:
- a CDS encoding helix-turn-helix domain-containing protein, protein MRDYYAGVLSKLISARLEAGLTQREVSLKLGMAHSYLNKCESGERAIDVAELWAICKVYKKPMSFFAPDEL, encoded by the coding sequence ATGAGAGATTACTACGCCGGAGTCTTGTCTAAACTAATTTCTGCGCGGCTAGAGGCCGGCCTGACGCAACGGGAAGTTTCCCTCAAGTTAGGGATGGCACATTCCTACCTGAACAAGTGCGAGTCCGGGGAACGAGCGATTGACGTGGCCGAACTCTGGGCCATCTGCAAGGTCTATAAAAAGCCAATGAGCTTCTTCGCACCCGACGAGCTTTGA
- a CDS encoding LysR family transcriptional regulator gives MQQRFKTRHLEAVITLAEEMHFGRAAERVGLSQSGLSRCIQSAEHEANAKLFERDRRSIEITDAGRSYVEHARISLAHGERAIRSARETKDRAGHFLEIGKSPDVDPVLVEVLYSIRLPLYSDLQISIHSEPSSDLAHGLMSADLDVALITQPERNAKLTMTKLAETPLHIVVPREHSLASKSAIKLADLRDERWIIYQQRTHPLLYERIMKLMRDEHIHPKHIDRILYADEAEHLLMASRGVALLTKASALKLDGKRLVAKPLEEDALCLDEWIAARGDDNSRLVSEFVRAFVTRSTIVLQPSQMILPIEKNGSPSATCSSS, from the coding sequence ATGCAGCAGAGGTTCAAAACAAGGCATTTGGAAGCGGTTATCACTTTGGCCGAGGAGATGCACTTCGGCCGCGCGGCGGAGCGGGTCGGGTTGTCCCAATCGGGCCTTTCCCGGTGCATTCAGAGCGCAGAACACGAGGCAAATGCCAAGCTATTCGAGCGCGATCGGCGTTCAATCGAAATCACAGATGCTGGCCGATCCTACGTGGAACACGCACGTATCTCTCTCGCCCATGGGGAGAGAGCAATTCGGTCGGCTAGAGAGACGAAGGACAGGGCCGGGCATTTTCTGGAGATCGGAAAGTCACCGGATGTGGACCCCGTCCTGGTAGAGGTTCTCTACTCCATCAGATTGCCCCTTTACTCTGATCTGCAAATCAGCATTCACAGTGAGCCTTCTTCCGATCTGGCACACGGGCTGATGAGCGCTGACCTTGATGTAGCGCTCATCACGCAGCCTGAGCGAAACGCAAAACTGACGATGACCAAGCTGGCGGAGACGCCGCTTCACATCGTCGTACCACGCGAGCACAGCCTCGCATCGAAGAGCGCAATCAAACTGGCAGACCTTCGTGATGAGCGCTGGATCATCTACCAGCAGCGGACACATCCGTTGCTTTACGAGAGGATTATGAAACTGATGCGGGATGAGCATATCCATCCGAAGCATATTGACCGGATACTTTACGCGGACGAGGCGGAGCACTTGCTGATGGCTAGCCGTGGAGTTGCGCTACTGACCAAGGCGAGTGCCCTGAAACTCGATGGAAAGCGGCTTGTCGCCAAACCTCTGGAGGAGGATGCGCTGTGCCTGGACGAGTGGATCGCTGCGCGCGGGGACGATAATTCACGGCTTGTCAGCGAGTTCGTTCGCGCATTCGTCACCCGTTCGACAATCGTCCTGCAGCCATCGCAAATGATCCTGCCGATCGAGAAGAACGGCTCGCCGTCCGCAACGTGCTCATCGTCGTAG